The genome window ATTTTTGGAGATGAAAGAGTAATTGCATTTGACAAAAACTGAAAAACTGTTGCTCCGTTGTGCAATGACAAATAAGCATTAACCTCTATCGAACTTACATTCATTATCATAGGTCTAAAAAACTATGAATAGAAAAGATTTTTTAACTTGGTCTGCTATGAGTTTTTTAGCAACGTGTAGAACTCTTTATTATAAAGATTTACCTAAAACAAACTCTCCAAAAAAAATAATTATCATTGGAGCAGGGATGGCTGGAATTAGTGCAGCTCATTTTTTAAAAGCCTTTGGACATGAAGTAGAAATTTTAGAAGCAAGAGATCGGCTTGGTGGAAGAATTTGGACAGATAGAGAAGCAAGTTATCCTATCGACTTAGGTGCAGCTTGGATTCATGGAACAAATCAAAATCCGCTAATTGAGTTAGTTGAAAAATTTTCTGTCAATACGAAAGTTACAGATTTTGAGGATAGTCTTGTATTAGATAATTCTACGCCAATCTCCAAATTAACACTCTATTTTGCTTTTCAAAAGTTTGAGTCTTGCATGAAGGAAGGAGAAAAAATTCTAGAAGAAACAAATAGAAATTTATCACTTAGAGAATTATTAGATTTAGTTTATAAAAAGAATGAACTAAGCGCATTAGAAAAAAAAATATTCGTATTATTTGAAAGAGGACTTGAAAACGAAAATGCTGCAGAATTGAATAAAGCATCTGCGATAGGATATTTTAGTGAATCAGAGACAATTACCGGTCCGGATTTATTAGTATATGATGGATATGACAAAATTTTGAAAGGATTACTCGGTAATACAAAAATTTATTTTAAAGAAGTAGTTAAAAAAATTCAATACGATAAAAAGGGAGTTAATATTTATACAGAAAATAATTCCTTTCAATCTGAATTGGCT of Leptospiraceae bacterium contains these proteins:
- a CDS encoding FAD-dependent oxidoreductase; protein product: MNRKDFLTWSAMSFLATCRTLYYKDLPKTNSPKKIIIIGAGMAGISAAHFLKAFGHEVEILEARDRLGGRIWTDREASYPIDLGAAWIHGTNQNPLIELVEKFSVNTKVTDFEDSLVLDNSTPISKLTLYFAFQKFESCMKEGEKILEETNRNLSLRELLDLVYKKNELSALEKKIFVLFERGLENENAAELNKASAIGYFSESETITGPDLLVYDGYDKILKGLLGNTKIYFKEVVKKIQYDKKGVNIYTENNSFQSELAVVTVPVGVLQKKKIIFEPSLPKEKEEAISKIPFGVFNKTILEFEEDFWNNDQTSFFQLDNINKQRQDLILNLEPVYKKPILAFLYSGEKAKSLEKEKNSWKEIESELKSIFRKDIPKPKRTIHTNWFSDPFSYGSYTYSARNMNELTTEYSKPLGRLFFAGEGTHKEFYSYVHGAYLSGLREAERINQL